A region from the Nostoc sp. HK-01 genome encodes:
- a CDS encoding Photosystem II reaction centre protein PsbA/D1: protein MTTTLQQRSSANVWERFCNWITSTENRIYVGWFGVLMIPTLLAATTCFVIAFIAAPPVDIDGIREPVAGSLIYGNNIISGAVVPSSNAIGLHFYPIWEAASLDEWLYNGGPYQLVIFHFLIGCACYMGRQWELSYRLGMRPWICVAYSAPLASATAVFLIYPIGQGSFSDGMPLGISGTFNFMIVFQAEHNILMHPFHMLGVAGVFGGSLFSAMHGSLVTSSLVRETTETESQNYGYKFGQEEETYNIVAAHGYFGRLIFQYASFNNSRSLHFFLAAWPVVGIWFTALGISTMAFNLNGFNFNQSVIDSQGRVINTWADIINRANLGMEVMHERNAHNFPLDLAAGEVKPVAMSAPAING from the coding sequence ATGACCACAACCTTACAACAGCGCTCTAGCGCCAACGTATGGGAACGGTTCTGCAACTGGATCACCAGCACCGAAAACCGCATTTATGTCGGTTGGTTCGGTGTATTGATGATCCCTACATTGCTGGCCGCAACCACCTGCTTTGTAATCGCTTTCATCGCTGCTCCTCCAGTAGACATCGATGGTATCCGTGAACCTGTTGCTGGTTCTTTGATCTACGGAAACAACATCATCTCTGGTGCAGTTGTTCCTTCTTCTAACGCGATCGGTTTGCACTTCTACCCAATCTGGGAAGCAGCATCCTTAGATGAGTGGTTATACAACGGTGGCCCTTACCAATTGGTAATTTTCCACTTCCTCATCGGATGTGCTTGCTACATGGGTCGTCAGTGGGAACTATCCTACCGCTTAGGAATGCGTCCTTGGATCTGCGTAGCTTACTCCGCGCCTTTGGCATCTGCTACCGCAGTATTCTTGATCTACCCAATCGGTCAAGGTTCCTTCTCTGATGGTATGCCCTTGGGTATTTCTGGAACATTCAACTTCATGATCGTGTTCCAAGCAGAACACAACATCTTGATGCACCCCTTCCACATGTTAGGTGTGGCTGGTGTATTCGGTGGTTCTTTGTTCTCCGCAATGCACGGTTCTTTGGTAACTTCTTCCTTGGTTCGTGAAACAACCGAAACTGAATCTCAAAACTACGGTTACAAATTCGGTCAAGAAGAAGAAACCTACAACATCGTAGCTGCACACGGTTACTTCGGTCGCTTAATCTTCCAATACGCGTCCTTCAACAACAGCCGTTCCTTGCACTTCTTCTTAGCTGCATGGCCTGTAGTCGGTATCTGGTTCACAGCACTAGGTATCAGCACAATGGCGTTCAACTTGAACGGTTTCAACTTCAACCAGTCTGTGATTGACTCCCAAGGTCGCGTCATCAACACCTGGGCTGACATCATCAACCGCGCTAACCTGGGTATGGAAGTAATGCACGAGCGTAACGCTCACAACTTCCCCTTAGACTTAGCTGCTGGTGAAGTTAAGCCTGTTGCAATGAGCGCTCCTGCTATCAACGGTTAA